One region of Mycolicibacterium rhodesiae NBB3 genomic DNA includes:
- a CDS encoding class I adenylate-forming enzyme family protein, which translates to MADTIDNLVRMHAAQNADKPMVVDTDSRTTYGELDAVTRDLAAAFVAAGVSKGTRVGLIMPNCVQWVQIAVALTRIGAVLVPLSTLLQPPELVAQLRVASVQYLVAVREFRGHRYLDDVAPERSNLPALREVWDAAALPAVRDGTVDAIAATVTPSDTLAIMFTSGSSGPPKGVLHSHGNALGAVRSGLAARCIDSDTRLYLPMPFFWVGGFGSGVLSALLAGATLVTEQIPRPETTLRLLERERVTLFRGWPDQAEALARQTASVAADLSSLRPGSLEALLPADQRARPGARAKLFGMTESFGPYCGYPADTDMPRSAWGSCGKPFDGIEVRIVDTDDGTPVAHGSIGEIQIRGPHVMRGICRRTHEDVFTVDGFYPTGDLGHLDDDGFMFYHGRSDDMFKVSGATVYPSEVEEALRTIDGVDGAFVTQVDGAVGAVVISGLGAGDLHAAARERLSAFKVPTVWLPVESDDAIPRKATGKVDVRALQQMLREG; encoded by the coding sequence ATGGCTGACACGATCGACAACCTGGTGCGGATGCATGCCGCGCAGAACGCGGACAAGCCGATGGTGGTCGACACCGACAGCCGAACCACCTACGGGGAACTGGATGCGGTGACCCGTGATCTGGCGGCGGCCTTCGTCGCAGCGGGTGTCAGTAAGGGCACCCGGGTTGGGTTGATCATGCCCAACTGTGTGCAATGGGTGCAGATCGCGGTCGCGCTGACCCGCATCGGTGCGGTGCTGGTGCCGTTGAGCACACTGCTGCAGCCGCCCGAGCTCGTCGCCCAGTTACGGGTCGCTTCCGTGCAGTATCTCGTTGCGGTGCGCGAATTTCGCGGTCATCGCTACCTCGACGACGTCGCACCCGAGCGGTCGAATCTTCCGGCACTACGCGAGGTGTGGGACGCAGCCGCCCTTCCCGCGGTCAGGGACGGGACGGTCGACGCGATAGCCGCGACCGTCACTCCGAGCGACACACTCGCGATCATGTTCACGTCCGGTAGCAGCGGCCCTCCCAAGGGCGTGCTCCACTCGCACGGCAATGCCCTCGGTGCGGTGCGCTCGGGTTTGGCAGCGCGCTGCATCGACTCCGACACCAGGCTGTACCTACCGATGCCGTTCTTCTGGGTTGGCGGATTCGGTAGTGGGGTGCTGTCGGCACTGCTGGCCGGGGCCACGCTGGTCACCGAGCAGATCCCCCGGCCCGAGACGACGCTACGACTGCTCGAACGCGAACGTGTGACCCTGTTCCGCGGCTGGCCCGACCAGGCGGAGGCTCTCGCACGCCAAACCGCCTCTGTGGCAGCCGATCTGTCGTCGCTGCGCCCGGGCAGCCTCGAGGCACTGCTCCCCGCCGACCAGCGAGCCCGACCCGGTGCGCGGGCGAAGTTGTTCGGCATGACCGAGTCGTTCGGTCCCTACTGCGGGTATCCGGCCGACACCGATATGCCACGATCGGCATGGGGCAGCTGCGGAAAGCCGTTCGACGGCATCGAGGTTCGCATCGTCGATACCGACGACGGCACACCCGTCGCGCACGGTTCGATCGGCGAGATCCAGATCCGCGGCCCGCACGTCATGCGTGGAATCTGTCGTCGCACGCATGAAGACGTCTTCACGGTTGACGGGTTCTACCCCACCGGTGACCTCGGCCACCTCGACGACGACGGCTTCATGTTCTACCACGGTCGCTCCGACGACATGTTCAAGGTCAGCGGCGCGACGGTGTACCCCAGCGAGGTCGAGGAGGCGCTGCGCACCATCGACGGGGTCGACGGCGCCTTCGTCACGCAGGTGGACGGAGCCGTCGGCGCCGTCGTGATCTCGGGCCTGGGGGCCGGCGACCTTCACGCCGCGGCACGAGAGCGACTGAGCGCGTTCAAGGTTCCGACCGTGTGGCTGCCGGTGGAGTCCGACGACGCGATTCCCCGCAAGGCGACGGGGAAGGTCGATGTCCGCGCGCTGCAGCAGATGCTGCGCGAGGGTTAG
- a CDS encoding GntR family transcriptional regulator, with protein sequence MSAPESPQALARTQLAEDVARIVRKRVFDGTYAAGTYVRLDQLAADLGISVTPVREALFELKAEGLLAQQPHRGFVVLPVTGRDLTDVSDVQAYIGGELAARAAVNISDDQLRELQQIQSDLEDAYAADDDERAVKLNHEFHRAINVASDSPKLAQLMSQITRYAPESVFPIIAGWPEKSNEHHRRVLDALEKGDENLARTAMSEHLAEGAQPLIEHLTARGVVT encoded by the coding sequence ATGTCTGCTCCCGAGAGTCCCCAGGCGCTGGCCAGGACCCAACTGGCCGAAGATGTCGCGCGCATCGTGCGTAAGCGCGTCTTCGACGGCACCTATGCCGCAGGAACTTACGTGCGGCTGGACCAACTCGCGGCGGACCTCGGCATCAGTGTCACGCCGGTGCGTGAGGCGCTGTTCGAACTGAAGGCCGAGGGACTGCTTGCGCAGCAGCCGCACCGCGGGTTCGTCGTACTGCCGGTGACCGGCCGCGACCTGACCGACGTGTCCGACGTGCAGGCCTACATCGGTGGTGAACTCGCCGCGCGCGCAGCGGTGAACATCAGCGACGACCAGTTGCGTGAGCTACAGCAGATTCAATCCGACCTCGAGGACGCCTACGCCGCCGACGACGACGAACGGGCGGTCAAGCTCAACCACGAGTTTCATCGTGCGATCAACGTCGCCTCGGATTCCCCGAAGCTCGCGCAGCTGATGTCGCAGATCACCCGTTACGCGCCGGAGTCGGTCTTCCCGATCATCGCGGGCTGGCCCGAGAAGTCCAACGAGCATCATCGTCGAGTGCTGGATGCGCTGGAGAAGGGCGACGAAAATCTCGCTCGCACGGCGATGTCGGAGCACCTTGCGGAGGGCGCGCAGCCGCTGATCGAGCACCTCACGGCGCGCGGCGTGGTCACCTAA
- a CDS encoding acyl-CoA dehydrogenase family protein: MTRLAQTLGLTEFQTEIIANVRQFVDKEIIPVAQELEHADTYPQAIVDQMRDMGLFGLMIPEEYGGLGESLLTYALCVEELARGWMSVSGVINTHFIVAYMIRQHGTDAQKQHYLPRMSTGETRGAFSMSEPELGSDVAAIRTRGKRNDDGTYTIDGQKMWLTNGGSSTLVAALVRTEEGADKPHRNLTAFLVEKPTGFGEVVPGLTIPGKIDKLGYKGIDTTELIFDGYVAQATDILGEAPGEGFFQMMDGIEVGRVNVSARACGVGIRAFELAVRYAQQRQTFGKPIAEHQAIAFQLAEMATKVEAAHLMMVNAARLKDSGERNDVAAGMAKYLASEFCAEVTQQSFRIHGGYGYSKEYEIERLMRDAPFLLIGEGTSEIQKNIISKRLLADYRI; encoded by the coding sequence GTGACGAGGCTGGCGCAGACGCTGGGCCTGACCGAGTTTCAGACCGAGATCATTGCGAACGTCCGGCAATTCGTCGACAAGGAGATCATCCCCGTCGCCCAGGAACTCGAGCATGCGGACACCTATCCGCAGGCGATCGTCGACCAGATGCGCGATATGGGTCTGTTCGGGCTGATGATTCCCGAGGAGTACGGCGGACTGGGGGAGTCCCTGCTCACCTATGCGCTGTGCGTCGAGGAACTGGCCCGCGGCTGGATGAGTGTGTCCGGGGTGATCAACACGCACTTCATCGTGGCGTACATGATCCGCCAGCACGGTACCGACGCGCAGAAGCAGCATTACCTGCCGCGGATGTCGACCGGTGAAACGCGCGGCGCGTTCTCGATGTCCGAACCCGAGCTCGGCTCCGACGTCGCGGCGATCCGCACCAGGGGCAAACGCAACGACGACGGCACCTACACCATCGACGGCCAGAAGATGTGGCTGACCAACGGCGGCAGTTCGACGTTGGTCGCCGCGCTGGTACGCACCGAAGAAGGTGCCGACAAGCCGCACCGAAACCTCACCGCATTCCTCGTCGAAAAGCCAACGGGCTTCGGCGAAGTCGTGCCCGGCCTCACGATCCCGGGAAAGATCGACAAGCTCGGCTACAAGGGAATAGACACCACGGAACTGATATTCGACGGCTATGTCGCGCAGGCCACCGACATCCTCGGCGAAGCACCCGGCGAGGGTTTCTTCCAGATGATGGACGGCATCGAGGTGGGCCGGGTCAACGTGTCCGCCAGGGCCTGCGGGGTGGGAATCCGCGCGTTCGAGCTCGCCGTGCGCTACGCGCAGCAGCGGCAGACGTTCGGCAAACCGATCGCAGAACACCAGGCCATCGCCTTCCAGCTGGCCGAGATGGCCACCAAGGTCGAAGCAGCGCATCTGATGATGGTCAACGCCGCCCGGCTGAAGGACTCCGGCGAACGCAACGACGTCGCGGCGGGGATGGCGAAATACCTTGCGAGCGAGTTCTGCGCCGAGGTCACCCAGCAGAGCTTCCGGATCCACGGTGGCTACGGCTATTCCAAAGAGTACGAGATCGAGCGGCTGATGCGTGATGCCCCGTTCCTGCTGATCGGTGAGGGGACGAGCGAGATCCAGAAGAACATCATCAGCAAGCGACTGCTCGCCGACTACCGGATCTGA
- a CDS encoding acetyl-CoA C-acetyltransferase produces the protein MSRDVVICEPVRTPIGRYGGMFKSLTAVDLGVAALKGLLERTGIEPAAVQDVILGHCYPSSEAPAIGRVVALDAGLPVTVPGMQVDRRCGSGLQAVIQACLQVANGDNDLVVAGGAESMSNVTFYSTDMRWGGARSGVQVHDALARGRTTAGGRHYPVPGGMLETAENLRREYSIGRREQDELAVTSHQRAVAAQKDGILAEEIIPVTVRTRQGEELIDTDEHPRADTTPESLGKLKPVLLKSDPDATVTAGNASGQNDAASMCIVTTPEKADQLGLTPLVKPVSWGSAGVAPNVMGIGPVPATELALAKAGLSLRDIDLIELNEAFAAQALAVMRAWEFTAADHDRTNVHGSGISLGHPVGATGGRMLATLARELNRRGARYGLETMCIGGGQGLAAVFERVAS, from the coding sequence ATGAGTCGCGACGTCGTCATCTGTGAACCGGTGCGCACCCCGATCGGCCGGTACGGCGGCATGTTCAAGTCGCTGACCGCAGTCGATCTCGGAGTCGCAGCACTCAAGGGGCTGCTCGAACGCACCGGGATCGAGCCCGCTGCCGTGCAAGACGTGATCCTCGGGCACTGCTATCCGAGCAGTGAGGCACCGGCCATCGGCCGGGTCGTGGCGCTCGACGCCGGTCTACCCGTGACCGTGCCGGGTATGCAGGTCGACCGCCGATGCGGCTCGGGTCTGCAGGCCGTGATCCAGGCGTGCCTGCAGGTCGCGAACGGCGACAACGATCTCGTCGTCGCCGGCGGTGCCGAGAGCATGAGCAACGTCACCTTCTACTCGACCGACATGCGTTGGGGCGGAGCCCGGTCCGGCGTGCAGGTGCACGACGCGCTGGCACGTGGACGCACGACAGCCGGTGGGCGTCACTACCCGGTACCCGGAGGAATGCTCGAGACGGCTGAGAACCTGCGCAGGGAATACTCGATCGGCAGGCGGGAGCAGGACGAGCTGGCGGTGACCTCGCATCAACGGGCCGTTGCCGCGCAGAAGGACGGCATTCTCGCCGAGGAGATCATTCCCGTCACCGTCCGCACCCGTCAGGGTGAGGAATTGATCGACACCGACGAACACCCGCGTGCGGACACCACCCCGGAGTCGCTCGGCAAGCTGAAACCCGTGCTGCTGAAGAGTGATCCCGACGCGACGGTCACTGCAGGCAACGCCAGCGGACAGAATGACGCCGCATCGATGTGCATTGTCACCACACCCGAAAAAGCCGACCAACTCGGCCTGACACCGCTCGTGAAGCCGGTGTCCTGGGGGTCGGCGGGGGTGGCGCCAAACGTCATGGGCATCGGACCGGTGCCCGCGACCGAACTGGCACTCGCGAAGGCGGGACTGTCGCTTCGCGACATCGACCTGATCGAACTCAACGAGGCGTTCGCCGCGCAGGCTCTCGCAGTCATGCGCGCGTGGGAGTTCACCGCCGCAGATCATGACCGGACGAACGTGCACGGCTCCGGTATCTCCCTGGGGCATCCCGTCGGTGCCACCGGAGGGCGGATGCTGGCCACACTTGCTCGTGAGCTGAACCGCCGCGGCGCACGCTACGGGCTGGAGACGATGTGCATCGGCGGCGGGCAGGGCCTGGCCGCGGTGTTCGAGCGGGTTGCGTCGTGA
- the fabG gene encoding 3-oxoacyl-ACP reductase FabG, which translates to MSLLTGQTAVVTGGAQGLGYAIAEQFIAEGARVVLGDLDLAATEAAAKQLGGDQVAQAVRCDVTKADEVDALVAAAIEAFGGLDIMVNNAGITRDATLRKMTEEQFDQVIAVHLKGTWNGTKAAAAIMRENKSGAIVNMSSISGKVGLIGQTNYSAAKAGIVGMTKAAAKELAHLGVRVNAIQPGLIRSAMTEAMPQHIWDQKLNEVPMGRAGEPAEVAKVALFLASDLSSYMTGTVLEVTGGRHV; encoded by the coding sequence GTGTCGTTGCTGACCGGTCAGACCGCCGTCGTCACAGGAGGCGCGCAGGGCCTCGGGTATGCGATCGCGGAACAGTTCATCGCTGAAGGTGCGCGTGTCGTGCTCGGCGATCTCGACCTCGCGGCCACGGAGGCCGCGGCAAAGCAACTGGGGGGTGACCAGGTTGCGCAGGCCGTCCGCTGCGATGTGACGAAAGCCGATGAGGTCGACGCGCTTGTGGCGGCGGCCATCGAAGCGTTCGGTGGCCTCGACATCATGGTCAACAACGCCGGAATCACGCGCGACGCAACGTTGCGCAAGATGACCGAGGAGCAGTTCGATCAGGTCATCGCCGTGCACCTGAAGGGCACGTGGAACGGAACGAAGGCCGCGGCCGCGATCATGCGCGAGAACAAGAGCGGGGCGATCGTCAACATGTCGTCGATCTCGGGCAAGGTCGGCCTGATCGGCCAGACCAACTATTCGGCGGCCAAGGCAGGCATCGTCGGGATGACGAAAGCGGCAGCCAAGGAGCTCGCGCACCTCGGCGTGCGGGTCAACGCGATTCAGCCCGGCCTGATCAGATCCGCGATGACCGAGGCCATGCCCCAACACATCTGGGACCAGAAGCTGAACGAGGTGCCGATGGGCCGCGCCGGCGAGCCGGCCGAAGTGGCCAAGGTCGCGCTGTTCCTCGCCAGCGATCTTTCGTCGTACATGACCGGCACCGTGCTCGAGGTGACGGGGGGACGGCACGTATGA